A genome region from Flavobacterium sp. includes the following:
- a CDS encoding adenylate/guanylate cyclase domain-containing protein, whose translation MELPKLPFYRKYSLILKAILAGGILGLAYTAITDAGTDYEYLKMLLGAVIGVFIGFIIITFEKSLIRINQFSFANSMLLKALIYSIGILVFLLLFAVTFTRFSEHLSYYEAFNKYISDRLINDFIFSLGASVFLILFLEISSLLSVGFFYNYFTGQYHRPVQEERVFMFVDVKSSTTLAEQLGDILYSSLLRDLFNDFTDAILASRAEIYQYAGDEIILTWKSNCAIKENRCLYCFYLLKKSILDRSDYYLKTYNIVPKFKAGMHIGTAVTTWVGKVKKEIVYHGDLLNTTSRIQCKCNEFNHDFVISETMKNALAKDSSVEYIQQGEILLRGKVNPVKLYTVGFNF comes from the coding sequence ATGGAGTTACCTAAGCTGCCATTTTATAGAAAATACAGTCTTATTCTTAAAGCCATTCTCGCTGGCGGAATACTGGGTTTGGCTTATACCGCTATTACAGATGCCGGAACTGATTACGAATATTTAAAAATGCTGTTAGGTGCTGTCATCGGCGTTTTTATTGGTTTTATAATCATAACTTTCGAAAAATCACTCATTCGGATAAATCAGTTTTCATTTGCCAATTCGATGCTGCTAAAAGCGCTTATTTACAGTATTGGTATACTTGTATTCTTACTTTTATTTGCCGTTACTTTTACACGGTTTTCTGAGCATCTTTCTTATTATGAGGCTTTTAATAAATACATAAGTGACAGACTCATTAATGATTTTATATTTTCGCTTGGTGCATCTGTATTTTTAATTCTTTTTCTGGAAATCAGCAGTTTATTGAGTGTTGGTTTCTTTTATAATTATTTTACCGGACAATACCATCGCCCAGTTCAGGAAGAACGTGTTTTTATGTTTGTCGATGTAAAATCTTCTACCACACTGGCTGAGCAGCTTGGCGATATTTTATATAGCAGTTTGCTTCGGGATTTATTCAATGATTTTACAGATGCTATTCTTGCTTCTCGAGCAGAAATTTACCAATATGCCGGAGATGAAATTATTCTTACCTGGAAATCAAATTGTGCAATCAAAGAAAATCGCTGTTTATATTGTTTTTATCTCCTCAAAAAAAGTATTTTAGACAGAAGTGATTATTATTTAAAAACGTACAATATCGTTCCAAAGTTCAAAGCCGGAATGCATATCGGTACGGCAGTAACTACCTGGGTTGGAAAAGTTAAAAAAGAAATTGTTTATCACGGAGATCTTTTAAACACAACTTCTCGAATTCAATGCAAATGCAACGAATTTAACCATGACTTTGTTATTTCTGAAACCATGAAAAATGCATTGGCAAAAGATTCTTCTGTAGAATACATTCAGCAGGGAGAAATTTTATTAAGAGGAAAAGTAAACCCTGTAAAA